The genomic interval ATCGACGGGACATCGGCGTGATGGTCGATGCCCAGCGCCGTGGAGGCATTGCCCTGGGGGTCCAGGTCGATGACCAGGACGCGGTTGCCGTGCAGAGCCAGCGAGGCCGCGAGGTTCACGGTCGTCGTGGTCTTGCCGACCCCGCCCTTCTGATTGGCGACCACCATCACCCGGGTCTTGTCCGGCCGGGGCATCGGCTGTGGTGGCGTTTCACGTGAAACAACCTCGCCCGTCGGCAGGTGACCGAGGTCGGCTACCGGTTGGGGGTCGGCGGGACGAGGACCGGGGACCGGGTCGGCCATCGGCCCCGCGATATTGGCGTCGGACCGCAAGGATTCACTCTCCTCGACTTCAGGCTCGCAATGGACAGAGCCTGCCATGGTTTCGGGGTCGTGAACCAGTGAGGCCCGTTCTCCTGTGGATGAATCCACCTGGCCTGTGGATGAACCCGGGTTTCGAGCCGTCCGGCGATCGCGCGGCTCGGCGTCCGCCCGGCCACGGCCGATGATTCCCTTGAGCAAGGAGCGACGTTTCACGTGAAACACGATGCACCGGACGCTCCGCTACCAGGCCACGACACTCCGCATTGCATAGGTTTGGCAGCTTGTATGGAGCATTGTCCGGTGACGGGCGGCCCGCCCTGTGGAGAACCGCCCGGTGCGGGGCCGCCGCCAGGCGGCCCGTTCCCTCAGCGCCGGCGGCGCGAGCGGCCGGCGGCCTTCGCGCGCTTGGCCGCGAAGCGCACCCCGCCGGGGCTCTCCCCGACCTCGACGCGCACGACCGTGGACATCGGGTCCACGATGCCCTCGCCTACCTGGAGCACCGAGGTCCGCACGACACCGAGCTTGCTCAGCGCGGCACGGGCCCCCTTGAGCTCCTCCTCGGCTGTGTCGCCCTTGAGGGCCAGCATCTCGCCGTAGGGGCGCAGCAGCGGCACACCCCAGCCGGCCAGCCTGTCCAGCGGAGCCACCGCCCGGGCCGTCACCACGTGCACCGGCTGGACCTTGCCGAGCATCTCCTCGGCGCGGCCGCGGACGACCGTGACATGGTCCAGGCCCAGCAGCTCGACGACCTCCTGGAGGAACGTCGTACGGCGCAGCAGCGGCTCCAGGAGCGTGATCTGGAGGTCGGGACGCACCAGGGCCAGCGGGATACCGGGCAGCCCGGCGCCCGAGCCCACATCGCACACCGAGACGCCGTCCGGCACGGCCTCGGAGAGCACCGCGCAGTTCAGCAGGTGCCGCTCCCAGAGCCGCGGAACCTCACGAGGCCCGATCAGGCCACGCCGTACGCCCGCGTCCGCGAGCAGCTCCGCGTACCGGATGGCCTCTGGCAGGCGGTCGCCGAAGACCTCCTGCGCCTCCGGTGGCGCCGGGGGGAGCTCCGCTGCCTCTTCCACGGGGAACCGTCCTTCCGTACGACGTCTCTCTGAAAGTCAGAGTCTGAATATCAGGCTGACAAGGATCGGCCCCGCCTGCGAGCAGACGGGGCCGGACACACCTAGAAGCGGGATCTAGAAGGGCTGGATTCAGGCCGGGAGGACAACCACGCGGCGCTGCGGCTCCTCGCCCTCGGACTCGCTGCTCAGACCGGCGGCGGCCACGGCGTCGTGGACGACCTTGCGCTCGAACGGCGTCATCGGGTCGAGCCTGACCGCCTGGCCCGTGCTCTTCGCCTCCTCGGCCGCCTTGGCGCCGACCTGCGCGAGCTCCTCGCGCTTACGGGCGCGGAAGCCGGCGATGTCGAGCATGAGGCGGCTGCGGTCGCCGGTCTCCCGGTTCACGGCGAGCCGGGTGAGCTCCTGGAGCGCCTCCAGCACCTCACCGTCGCGACCGACCAGCTTCTGGAGGTCACGGCTGGTCGAGTCGCTGATGATCGACACCGCGGCACGGTCGGCCTCGACATCCATGTCGATGTCGCCGTCGAGGTCGGCGATGTCCAGCAGCCCCTCGAGGTAGTCGGCCGCGATCTCGCCTTCCTGCTCCAGGCGGGACAGGGTGTCGGTGCCCTCGGCGGCGGCACCGGTCTGAGGCTGCGTGTCCGTCACGGTGGACTCCTTCGTCACTTCTTGGTCGGGTGCTTGGGCCGCTGCGGGCCGCCCTTGCGCTGCCCGGACTTGGCACTGCGGGCGGAGCCGCCGCCGGCCTGCTTGGGCTTGGGCTTGGCGTCCTCGGGCTTCTGCTTCTCCAGCGAGGTCTTGCCGGCCTCGGCGGGCGGGGTGGTGCCGGCGAGCTGGCGCTTGGCCTTCGGCTGCCGCTTGGGCTGCTGCCGGTTGGCGCGGGCGACCTCGGCCGCCTTCTTCGACTCGACCTCCGCCGGGTCCTCCTTCAGCTTGCCCTTGGCCCGCAGCCGGTCCTGGCGCTGGGTGAAGGCGATGCTGCCCGGGGTGGGGTTACGGCGGATGACGAACATCTGCTGGCCCAGGGTCCACACGTTGGTGGTCAGCCAGTAGACGAGGACACCGACCGGGAAGTTGATACCGAAGACGGCGAACATCACCGGGAAGACGTACATCAGCATCTTCTGCTGCTGCATGAACGGCGTCTTCACCGTGAGGTCGACGTTCTTCGTCATCAGCTGGCGCTGGGTGTAGAACTGCGACAGCGACATCAGAACGATCATGATGACCGTGACGACGCGGACGTCCGTCAGCGTGGCGCCGAGCTTCTCGACCTTGGACGCGGAGTCCATGAACTTCACGGAGAGCGGGGCACCGAAGATGTGCGCCGACCGCGCGCTGTCGAGCAGCGACTTGTCGATGACACCGACCGTCTTGCCCTGCGCGATGTGGTTCAGGACCTGGTACAGCGAGATGAAGAAGGGCGACTGGGCCAGGATCGGGAGACAGCTCGAGAGAGGGTTGGTGCCCGTCTCCTTGTAGAGCTTCATCATCTCTTCGGACTGGCGCTGCTTGTCGCTCTTGTACCGCTCCTGGATCGCCTTCATCTTCGGCTGGAGCGCCTGCATGTTCCGCGTCGCCTTGATCTGCTTCACGAAGAGCGGGATCAGGCAGATACGGATCAGGACCACCAGCGAAACAATGGACAGACCCCACGCCCAGCCGCTGTCCTCGTCGAAGACCAGGCTGTACAGCGAGTGGAACTGGACGATGATCCAGGAAACTGCGGTATAGAGAGGACCGAGGATCGTGTCCACGAATCAGGCTCCTTGGGCGTTGGGCTGGGTCTCGGGCTGCGCGGCGGGCTCCGCGAGGGGGTGCCCACCCAGTCGGCTCCTCAGCCGCTGGTGCCAGACCGGACGCTTCCGGGGAGGGACGTGGTCGACGCCACCGAGCGACCACGGGTTGCAGCGCAGGATGCGCCAGGCCGTCAGCGCCGTTCCTTTGACCGCGCCGTGCACGGAGATGGCCTTGTAGCCATAGTGCGAGCACGACGGGTAGTACTTGCAGACCGGGCCCAGGAGTGGGCTGATGGTCCACTGGTAGAGCTTGATCAACCACAGCAGCGGGTACTTCACCGTGCGCTCCCTCCCGGGCCTCGGCCAGGGTTCCGGGGGGTGTCCCCCGGGGGACCGGAACAGCGCGGCGCCCCTCCCAGCAGCCGCTGAAGCGCGGTGTCGAGATCACGGGCCAGCTGATCGTGGTCCGCCTCGCCCGCGCCGGGCAAGGCCCGTACGACCACAAGGCTACCGGCGGGCAGCTGATCCAGCCGGTCACGCATCAGGTGGCGCAGTCTCCGCTTCACCAGATTGCGGACGACGGCGATGCCCACGGCCTTGCTCACGACGAAACCCGCACGCGCCTGGGGAACACTCTCCCCAGGCGTGTGCGGGTCCGTGGAACCTGCGCGTAGGTGGACGACGAGGAGCGGGCGGCCGGCCCGGCGCCCTCGGCGAACCGCGGTCGCAAAGTCCTCGCGCCGCCTCAGCCGAGACTCGGAAGGCAGCACGTCATGGACCTTGACGTCAGGATGATCAGGCCGACAGGCGGGCGCGACCCTTGCCACGGCGGGACGCGAGGATCGCGCGGCCGGCACGGGTGCGCATGCGCAGGCGGAAACCGTGGGTCTTCGCGCGACGACGGTTGTTCGGCTGGAAGGTGCGCTTGCTCACTCGGGGGCTCCAGAAATGAATCGTGTGATGGCGGGACATCGCCTGGCTGTCACCGTGCGCCCACGAGAAGCTCGCAATACGCCCGAGTGCACCGCTTCATGACCACCTCCCCGAAGGGGAAGCGGCCGTTGCCCATCGGAGGCAGGCGGCAGCAGCCATCGACAACTCGACCTGGTCACGGTACGCGCGGCTACGCCATTCGGTCAAACCGGCAGTGCACCAGGGATACACCGTAGCGTCCCGCAGGGCGGTGAGTCGCCACGCCCCGCCTCATGGCACATTTGTACACACCCTGTGGACAACGACTTGAACCACGCACCTCGGCCTGACTACCGTGGCTCAACTCCGAATCCTTCCCGACCGTCCCGAGAACCACACATTCGTGGGACTCCAGGGTTCCCCCCAGTGACTGAGAGAGCGTGCCCTGTGGCTGACCTGCCCGCCGATCTTGCCGCAGTGTGGCCGCGCGTGCTCGAACAGCTCCTGGGCGAAGGCCGGGGCCAGGGCGTGGAGAGCAAGGACGAGCACTGGATCAAGCGGTGCCAGCCGCTCGCGCTGGTGGCCGACACCGCCCTGCTCGCCGTGCCCAACGAATTCGCCAAGGGCGTCCTGGAGGGCCGGCTCGCGCCGATCGTCAGCGAGACGCTGAGCCGCGAGTGCGGCCGCCCCATCCGGATCGCGATCACCGTCGACGAATCCGCCGGTGAGCCCCCCGCCGAGCGCCCCCAGGCCCCCCAGCAGTCGCGCTACGACGAGCCGGGCGGCGCCCACCAGGGCGGCCAGGGCCGCGACGCCTACGACCAGCGTGACGCGCGCGACGGCCGGGACGGCTACGAGACCTACGAGAACCACGGCGGCTACGACGGCCGGGAGAGCTACGGCCGCCAGGCCCAGGGCGAGGACCTCCCGTCCGTACGCCCCGCCTACCCCGACTACCAGCAGCCCCGGAGCGAGCCGGGCGCCTGGCCCCGCCACTCCGGCCCGTCCGGCCCCGCCGGGGACCGTGGGGAGCGCGGCGAGCGCGGTGACCGGAGCGACCGCGGAGACCGCCCGGAGCGTGGTGACCGTCCGGACCGGGGCGACTACGGCTGGCAGCAGCAGCGCCTCGGCGGCTTCCAGGACGGCGAGCGCGACCCGTACGCGACCCAGCACGGCTCCTCCTACGAGCAGCAGCCGTACGAGCAGCAGCAGCCGGACTACCGCTCGCAGCCGCCGGAGCGCCAGCCGTACGAGCCCCAGCAGCGCCGCGAGCTGCCCGACAGCCACTCCCGCGGCGGCGGCCAGGGCGGGCGCCCCAAGCCCGGCGGTGCCCCCGGCCCGCTCGGCGCGCAGCCCGCGCCCGCGGCCGGCCCCGGTGAGCCGACGGCCCGGCTGAACCCGAAGTACCTCTTCGACACGTTCGTCATCGGCGCGTCCAACCGCTTCGCGCACGCCGCCGCGGTCGCGGTGGCCGAGGCGCCGGCCAAGGCGTACAACCCCCTCTTCATCTACGGCGAGTCGGGGCTGGGCAAGACCCACCTGCTGCACGCCATCGGGCACTACGCGCGGAGCCTCTACCCGGGCACGCGCGTGCGCTACGTGAGCTCCGAGGAGTTCACCAACGAGTTCATCAACTCCATCCGCGACGGCAAGGCGGACGCGTTCCGCAAGCGCTACCGCGACATGGACATCCTGCTGGTCGACGACATCCAGTTCCTGGCGAGCAAGGAGTCGACGCAGGAGGAGTTCTTCCACACCTTCAACACGCTCCACAACGCCAACAAGCAGATCGTGCTGTCCTCCGACCGGCCGCCCAAGCAGCTGGTGACCCTGGAGGACCGGCTGCGGAACCGCTTCGAGTGGGGCCTGATCACGGACGTCCAGCCGCCCGAGCTGGAGACGCGCATCGCGATCCTGCGCAAGAAGGCGGTCCAGGAGCAGCTGAACGCTCCGCCGGAGGTCCTGGAGTTCATCGCGTCCCGGATCTCGCGGAACATCCGTGAGCTGGAGGGCGCGCTGATCCGGGTGACGGCGTTCGCGAGCCTGAACCGCCAGCCGGTGGACCTCGGCCTCACCGAGATCGTCCTCAAGGACCTCATCCCGGGCGGCGAGGACGCCTCCCCGGAGATCACCGCGCCGGCCATCATGGCGGCGACGGCCGACTACTTCGGGCACACCGTCGAGGACCTGTGCGGAGCCTCGCGCAGCCGGGTGCTGGTGACGGCCCGGCAGATCGCCATGTACCTCTGCCGCGAGCTGACGGACCTGTCGCTGCCGAAGATCGGCGCGCAGTTCGGCGGCCGCGACCACACGACCGTGATGCACGCGGACCGCAAGATCCGCGCGCTGATGGCCGAGCGGCGCTCCATCTACAACCAGGTGACGGAGCTGACGAACCGCATCAAGAACGGCTGAGACAGACCGCGGAAGCACCGCTGAGGGCGCTTCGGGAGGCTTCCCGGAGCGCCTTTTCGCGGTCCTGCGGACGGTCCGGAGGGCGCCGCGGCCGTCGCGGGGCAGGAGCTCTGTTCGAATACGGAAGCCCGGCCGCCGGTTCTCCACAGATTTCCGGCCGACCGGCTGTCCACACCCTGGGGACGGCGAAGTTGTCCATAGGCTGTCCACAGCCGGGGCTGTTGATAGGCCATCAGGGGAGGTCAGCGGCGTGTGGATTTGTGGCTGACGGGATTCCACAGCCTGTGGACGACGGGATCACCCACAAGGCCCATCGAAAGTTGTCCACCGGCCGCCCACAGGGAAGTGGATGTTGTACACAGCCTGTCCACACCCCTGTCCACTGTTCGGTAACGAAACACCCCTGCTCACCGGCGCGAGTGAAAGGCGTCACACGAAGTTGCCGGGTTGGGCTGTGGGGAACCTGGGTAAAACTGGGGACAGCCCTGGGGAGAAGTACCCCCTGCCTGTGCACGGGGTGTGCAGAACTTTCCCCGGTCCACAGACCACCCCGCTTTTCCACCGCCGCCACCCACAGGCCCGGTGGACAAAAAATTGGGTCTGACCTGCGCAAAGGCGGTTTTCCACCGTTTCCACAGGCCCTACTACTACGACCACAGAGATCTAGCGGGGAACTGGTTTCGAAGTGGCTCCTGTGCACAACTCGGCCGCGGGCCGCGCCACGCCCTCCGACCCGACTTGACCCCGAGACGCACGAGCTGTCAGCGGTGTACGTCAGACTGGTCTCCGGCAAGCAGCCGACGAAGAAGCCAGCAGGGCGAGCCAGCAACAAGCAGGAGGCGGTTCCGGTGAAGATCCGGGTGGAGCGCGATGTACTCGCGGAGGCAGTGGCCTGGGCGGCCCGCAGCCTCCCGGCCCGTCCGCCGGTGCCCGTCCTCGCGGGCCTGCTGCTGAAGGCGGAGGACGGCTCCCTGAGCCTCTCCGGCTTCGACTACGAGGTCTCGGCCCGCGTCTCCGTCGACGCGGACGTGGAGGAGGACGGCACCGTCCTCGTCTCCGGCCGGCTCCTCGCCGACATCTGCCGCGCGCTTCCCAACAGGCCTGTGGAGATCTCCACCGACGGCGTGCGCGTCACCGTCGTCTGCGGCTCCTCGCGATTCACACTCCACACCCTGCCTGTGGAGGAATACCCGGCGCTGCCGCAGATGCCGACCGCCACGGGCACCGTCCCGGGCGAGGTCTTCGCCGCCGCCGCCGCACAGGTCGCCATCGCCGCCGGCCGTGACGACACGCTGCCGGTGCTCACCGGTGTCCGCATCGAGATCGAGGGCGACACCGTCACCCTGGCCTCCACCGACCGCTACCGCTTCGCGGTCCGCGAGTTCATGTGGAAGCCCGAGACGCCGGACATCTCCGCGGTCGCCCTGGTGCCCGCCAAGACGCTCCTGGACACCGCCAAGTCGCTCAGCGGCGGCGACACCGTCTCGATCGCCCTGTCCGGCTCCGGCGCGGGCGAGGGCCTCATCGGCTTCGAGGGCGCCGGCCGCCGCACCACCACGCGACTGCTCGAGGGCGACCTGCCGAAGTACCGCACGCTCTTCCCGACGGAGTTCAACTCCATCGCCGTGATCGAGACCGCGCCGTTCGTCGAGGCCGTCAAGCGCGTCGCGCTCGTCGCCGAGCGGAACACCCCGGTCCGGCTGAGCTTCGAGCAGGGCGTCCTCATCCTGGAGGCCGGCTCCAGCGACGACGCACAGGCTGTGGAGCGCGTCGACGCCCAGCTCGACGGCGACGACATCTCGATCGCCTTCAACCCCGGCTTCCTGCTGGAGGGCCTCTCCGCGATCGACTCCCCGGTCGCCCAGCTGTCCTTCACGACCTCCACCAAGCCCGCCCTGCTCAGCGGCAAGCCCGCGCTGGACGCCGAGGCGGACGACGCGTACAAGTACCTGATCATGCCGGTGCGGCTGTCGGGCTGACCGAGTCCGAAGCGGCCGAAGCCGTGAGGAGGAGTGGGTCGGCCGCGCACGGTCGGCCCACTCACCCGTTGAGCGGCTGAGCCCACAGCTGTGCACGGACCCTCGGGCGTAGGCTCGGACCCAGGCACGCACGCAATCAAGGCATAGAGGATCACCCATGGAGCTCGGTCTCGTCGGTCTCGGCAAGATGGGCGGCAACATGCGCGAGCGCATCCGCCGCGCAGGCCACACCGTCATTGGATACGACCGCAATGCGGACCTCGCGGATGTCCACAGCCTCCAGGAGCTTGTGGATTCCCTGAAGGGTCCGCGCGTCGTCTGGGTCATGGTCCCGGCCGGCGCCGCCACCCAGTCCACGATCGACGAGCTCGGTGAGCTGCTCTCCCCCGGCGACGTCGTCGTCGACGGCGGAAACTCCCGCTGGACGGACGACGAGAAGCACGCCGAGGAGCTCGCGGCCAAGGGCATCGGCTTCGTCGACTGCGGCGTCTCCGGTGGCGTCTGGGGCCTGGAGAACGGCTACGCCCTGATGTACGGCGGCGACGCCGACAACGTCGCGAAGGTCCAGCCGATCTTCGACGCGCTCAAGCCCGAGGGCGACTTCGGCTCCGTCCACGCGGGCAAGGTCGGCGCGGGCCACTTCGCCAAGATGGTCCACAACGGCATCGAGTACGCCATGATGCAGGCGTACGCCGAGGGCTGGGAGCTGCTGGAGAAGGTCGACTCGGTCACCGACGTCCGCGAGGTCTTCCGCAGCTGGCAGGAGGGCACGGTCATCCGTTCCTGGCTGCTCGACCTGGCCGTCAACGCCCTGGACGACGACGAGCACCTGGACAAGCTGCGCGGCTACGCGGCCGACTCCGGCGAGGGCCGCTGGACGGTCGAGGCCGCGATCGACAACGCCGTGCCGCTGCCCGCGATCACCGCGTCGCTCTTCGCCCGCTTCGCGTCCCGCCAGGACGACTCGCCCCAGATGAAGATGATCGCCGCGCTGCGGAACCAGTTCGGCGGCCACGCGGTCGAGAACAAGAAGTAAGCACCACTTCGCAGGAACAGCCGGGAGAGGTCGGCGCGCCCCCATGCATGTATCGCATCTGTCGCTGGCCGACTTCCGCTCGTACGCCCGGGTCGAGGTCCCGCTCGACCCGGGCGTCACGGCCTTCGTCGGGCCCAATGGCCAGGGGAAGACGAATCTCGTCGAGGCCATCGGCTATCTGGCGACGCTCGGCAGCCACCGGGTCTCCTCCGACGCACCCCTGGTGCGGATGGGCGCCGACCGCGCCATCGTCCGCGCCGCGGTCGTCCAGGGGGACCGGCAGCAGCTGATAGAGCTGGAGCTGAACCCGGGCCGGGCGAACCGGGCCCGGATCAACCGCTCCTCCCAGGTCAGACCCCGCGACGTCCTCGGCATCGTGCGGACGGTCCTGTTCGCCCCCGAGGACCTGGCCCTGGTCAAGGGCGACCCCGGCGAGCGCCGCCGCTTCCTCGACGAGCTGATCACCGCCCGCTCGCCGCGCATGGCGGGCGTCCGCTCCGACTACGACCGCGTCCTCAAGCAGCGCAAC from Streptomyces albireticuli carries:
- the yidC gene encoding membrane protein insertase YidC gives rise to the protein MDTILGPLYTAVSWIIVQFHSLYSLVFDEDSGWAWGLSIVSLVVLIRICLIPLFVKQIKATRNMQALQPKMKAIQERYKSDKQRQSEEMMKLYKETGTNPLSSCLPILAQSPFFISLYQVLNHIAQGKTVGVIDKSLLDSARSAHIFGAPLSVKFMDSASKVEKLGATLTDVRVVTVIMIVLMSLSQFYTQRQLMTKNVDLTVKTPFMQQQKMLMYVFPVMFAVFGINFPVGVLVYWLTTNVWTLGQQMFVIRRNPTPGSIAFTQRQDRLRAKGKLKEDPAEVESKKAAEVARANRQQPKRQPKAKRQLAGTTPPAEAGKTSLEKQKPEDAKPKPKQAGGGSARSAKSGQRKGGPQRPKHPTKK
- the yidD gene encoding membrane protein insertion efficiency factor YidD, yielding MKYPLLWLIKLYQWTISPLLGPVCKYYPSCSHYGYKAISVHGAVKGTALTAWRILRCNPWSLGGVDHVPPRKRPVWHQRLRSRLGGHPLAEPAAQPETQPNAQGA
- the gnd gene encoding phosphogluconate dehydrogenase (NAD(+)-dependent, decarboxylating), whose protein sequence is MELGLVGLGKMGGNMRERIRRAGHTVIGYDRNADLADVHSLQELVDSLKGPRVVWVMVPAGAATQSTIDELGELLSPGDVVVDGGNSRWTDDEKHAEELAAKGIGFVDCGVSGGVWGLENGYALMYGGDADNVAKVQPIFDALKPEGDFGSVHAGKVGAGHFAKMVHNGIEYAMMQAYAEGWELLEKVDSVTDVREVFRSWQEGTVIRSWLLDLAVNALDDDEHLDKLRGYAADSGEGRWTVEAAIDNAVPLPAITASLFARFASRQDDSPQMKMIAALRNQFGGHAVENKK
- the rpmH gene encoding 50S ribosomal protein L34, translating into MSKRTFQPNNRRRAKTHGFRLRMRTRAGRAILASRRGKGRARLSA
- the dnaN gene encoding DNA polymerase III subunit beta, whose amino-acid sequence is MKIRVERDVLAEAVAWAARSLPARPPVPVLAGLLLKAEDGSLSLSGFDYEVSARVSVDADVEEDGTVLVSGRLLADICRALPNRPVEISTDGVRVTVVCGSSRFTLHTLPVEEYPALPQMPTATGTVPGEVFAAAAAQVAIAAGRDDTLPVLTGVRIEIEGDTVTLASTDRYRFAVREFMWKPETPDISAVALVPAKTLLDTAKSLSGGDTVSIALSGSGAGEGLIGFEGAGRRTTTRLLEGDLPKYRTLFPTEFNSIAVIETAPFVEAVKRVALVAERNTPVRLSFEQGVLILEAGSSDDAQAVERVDAQLDGDDISIAFNPGFLLEGLSAIDSPVAQLSFTTSTKPALLSGKPALDAEADDAYKYLIMPVRLSG
- the rsmG gene encoding 16S rRNA (guanine(527)-N(7))-methyltransferase RsmG, whose translation is MEEAAELPPAPPEAQEVFGDRLPEAIRYAELLADAGVRRGLIGPREVPRLWERHLLNCAVLSEAVPDGVSVCDVGSGAGLPGIPLALVRPDLQITLLEPLLRRTTFLQEVVELLGLDHVTVVRGRAEEMLGKVQPVHVVTARAVAPLDRLAGWGVPLLRPYGEMLALKGDTAEEELKGARAALSKLGVVRTSVLQVGEGIVDPMSTVVRVEVGESPGGVRFAAKRAKAAGRSRRRR
- a CDS encoding protein jag produces the protein MTDTQPQTGAAAEGTDTLSRLEQEGEIAADYLEGLLDIADLDGDIDMDVEADRAAVSIISDSTSRDLQKLVGRDGEVLEALQELTRLAVNRETGDRSRLMLDIAGFRARKREELAQVGAKAAEEAKSTGQAVRLDPMTPFERKVVHDAVAAAGLSSESEGEEPQRRVVVLPA
- the dnaA gene encoding chromosomal replication initiator protein DnaA translates to MADLPADLAAVWPRVLEQLLGEGRGQGVESKDEHWIKRCQPLALVADTALLAVPNEFAKGVLEGRLAPIVSETLSRECGRPIRIAITVDESAGEPPAERPQAPQQSRYDEPGGAHQGGQGRDAYDQRDARDGRDGYETYENHGGYDGRESYGRQAQGEDLPSVRPAYPDYQQPRSEPGAWPRHSGPSGPAGDRGERGERGDRSDRGDRPERGDRPDRGDYGWQQQRLGGFQDGERDPYATQHGSSYEQQPYEQQQPDYRSQPPERQPYEPQQRRELPDSHSRGGGQGGRPKPGGAPGPLGAQPAPAAGPGEPTARLNPKYLFDTFVIGASNRFAHAAAVAVAEAPAKAYNPLFIYGESGLGKTHLLHAIGHYARSLYPGTRVRYVSSEEFTNEFINSIRDGKADAFRKRYRDMDILLVDDIQFLASKESTQEEFFHTFNTLHNANKQIVLSSDRPPKQLVTLEDRLRNRFEWGLITDVQPPELETRIAILRKKAVQEQLNAPPEVLEFIASRISRNIRELEGALIRVTAFASLNRQPVDLGLTEIVLKDLIPGGEDASPEITAPAIMAATADYFGHTVEDLCGASRSRVLVTARQIAMYLCRELTDLSLPKIGAQFGGRDHTTVMHADRKIRALMAERRSIYNQVTELTNRIKNG